GTATCACTCGAAAGAAGAGTTCACGCCCCTGCAACCAACCAATTCATACATAGCAGAGCCAGAGCCCAGTACTGTATGTTAGTGGAAAACATTTTATTACAGCAGCAGAAATGAAAAAAGCTATCATTATTTCATCACCTGATCAATGGTTTCATATTTTGAAGGCGCGCTCCTATGAAATGGCTTAGATCTTTCTTCTGGTGGGGCAGCGTAAACCCTGCTCACCTTATGCTTTAAAACAGTGATAGGAACATCCTGCACGCTCCATATTCCTGCCTTCTTTTCAGGCTCCCacccaaaagaaaacaaacctgCAGCCTCCTCAACCTTCATAGCTTCACTTGGGGATAAGATTTCAAAAGGtgaaggaggaggagggtGGGTGCAGTAAGTGCAGCCCTGCAATCCTTGCACTCCAGCCCCACTTCTgttcttgaatttaaaatgGCTGAGTATAGCAGCACTGCTTAAATTTACAGCCTTTCGCCCCTTGTTCTTCACTATCACTGCTGTGGCCATGCTCAGGGGATAGAGTGACACCACATAGTTTATATCCAGACTCCCTCTGCTGCAGCTCAATTCAACCTGTGGATGAATAAGACCTCCCCTCATTTTACATGTTGTCCAATGGAAACAAGACACCATGAAgcaattgattaattaattaattaataatacctGGAGAGCATCAATGGAGTCAGAATCAACATCCTTTACGCTCCATTCAGATTCATTGGAATAATTTTGCTGATTGATGACCAAACCAATGCCACCTCTAGAACCATCAAGACTGAAAAGGACCTCCTCATATCCATCATCTTTCCAATACACTTTGGGCTTGTACGAAGTTATATGGGCATTGGGTATCTCAAGTTTCAGCGAGCTCCCATTCCTAACTGTTAGCTCCACACTCGGAATATAATTGGATTCAAAGAATTTAATTCCTTTCCGCCCGAATTTCTGGTCAAGACTCTCAACAGGGGAGGTGGATGTTGAAGCGGAAGCTTTGGGTGTGCAAGTCTTAAGGGGAGAGAAGGGTAGAAGAGAAGCC
This Sesamum indicum cultivar Zhongzhi No. 13 linkage group LG5, S_indicum_v1.0, whole genome shotgun sequence DNA region includes the following protein-coding sequences:
- the LOC105162455 gene encoding photosynthetic NDH subunit of subcomplex B 2, chloroplastic; its protein translation is MASLLPFSPLKTCTPKASASTSTSPVESLDQKFGRKGIKFFESNYIPSVELTVRNGSSLKLEIPNAHITSYKPKVYWKDDGYEEVLFSLDGSRGGIGLVINQQNYSNESEWSVKDVDSDSIDALQVELSCSRGSLDINYVVSLYPLSMATAVIVKNKGRKAVNLSSAAILSHFKFKNRSGAGVQGLQGCTYCTHPPPPSPFEILSPSEAMKVEEAAGLFSFGWEPEKKAGIWSVQDVPITVLKHKVSRVYAAPPEERSKPFHRSAPSKYETIDQGRELFFRVIRMGFEEIYLSSPGSYSDKYRNENEYFICTGPASILVPLTLNPGEEWRGAQVIEHDNL